Below is a window of Electrophorus electricus isolate fEleEle1 chromosome 1, fEleEle1.pri, whole genome shotgun sequence DNA.
CTGTGCAGCCAGAGTAGAGAAGCAGTAACATCTATGTTAATGTTTCAAAAGGCTATACTTCAGCCTCGCTCTGGTTCCCTCACCTTTAATGATGTAATACAGGCTAGTGTTTcacaatgtaaaaacaaatcatGTGCTCATCGCTAATGTTTGCCAGACATGTTGTTATGATTATAGCTCTCAATGCTGTAGGGGAATTCTGCACAAAGGGTGATTTATGCTGTAAGCATTAGCAGTTGATGAGTCACACAAACAGAGTTAACCTAAGCTTTCATTTTAACTGATGTAGAGTTGTAGCACATAGGAATTTAAAGAAAGTTAccaatccatttttaaaattattttctggaCCTTCTGTCTATTTGGTGTATGTTGTAATAGACCACCTTTAGACAGAGAGCACAGGTCATGGGTCACAGACAGAGGAGATCAATAGCAAGGCTAGGAGGTCAGACAATGGTTACCAGGCACGAGACACTGTTCAGTCGTTGCCATGGGTGACCATCTAGCTAAAGCCAGACATAAGTATAGGGTGAGTTTGGGGGATATGAGGGACACAGTAAAACATTCCTTTCCTAAATCTTTTGATGCTGTAGATGTATAGAGGGGAGTGAATTCCTTTATTCTGGGCAAAAAAGctaaccaaaaaaaataaataaatgatttcaAGAAGTATTTGAAGATTGAGTGCTTTTTCTGCTCTCAAGGGATTAACAGATCTACTTTCTTCTTTGTGTCCACAGCCTTTTATCGCACAGCCAGCTGGAGGCTCAGAGAGAGGCTGCACCCTTCTCCCCAAGAGGCTGATGAGCTGAGGCAGACTGAGTGACCTACATCCTACAATACGCCTGGAGCATCAGGGGCACATCTTTGACAGCTCGACACAGCCCTGGTGGgaaagaaaaatctgaaaacaaacaaagagaaagggTCAGGGAGGCTCTGAGCTAATTGTGTCACATTCTCCAGATTTCAAGAATTTTTAGCCCCTTTCCCACCCTGCCTGACTTTGTCCTACTTGCTGTGTATTGAAATTTTTGGAGTGCTTAACCTTTGGAGTGTTGAAATTATTGGAGTGCTTAGCCCTCTCGAGTGACAGACCACTGCCCACAGTGAGGCCCTCAAACATCAGTTAAATGCAGGAAACTGTCACAGAAGCTCAGCTCTTCTTGATCTTTTTAGCCAATCTGGACACCTGAAACAACTAGAATATTATCTTATTGCATTGCAGGAATATCAACAAAATCAATGAGGTTCACCCTACCTGAAGTTAAAATACCTCATAAGACATTTGCTGATCCAGCTACCTGGAAAGACAAGACTACTCAAAGGAGAGCAATTTTACAGCCAATTTGGAACCACCTTTCCCCCAACACCCCATCCCTAATATTCCCACTAATATATGGTTTTAGTGGTAGCAACTAGATTCCAAGCTGGATTCCTCTGAAAAACGATGGAAAGCTTAAATTCACAGATCCCAGTAAATTCTAGTGCTGGTAAAACCCTAGAGGACCTGGAAACCTTCTCAGACTACAGCAACACCCTTCCCTCACCCGAGGGCAACACTCGCCCAGTTCGGCTTTTAAAATCCAAACCAAACATGACCTGCCGCCGCAAGCGTGAGTTTATCTCTGATGAGAAGAAGGATGCCTCCTACTGGGAGAAGCGACGCAAGAACAACGAGGCAGCTAAACGCTCCCGGGAAAAACGACGACTCAATGACATGGTCCTGGAGAACAGAGTTATTGCACTGAATGATGAGAATGTACGCCTAAAAACAGAACTCCTGCAGCTAAAACTCCGGTTTGGCCTCATCAGTGCAGCCTCCTACATGGAGAAGAGCCAGCAGATTGGAGGAACAGTCAGTGGCACTACTGGAggttctccttcttcttcttcttcttcttcttctagtCATTTCTACCCTAATGGTTACTCCACTGGTTCACATGTGGTAATGAACTCCGATTCTTCTGAGGCTGAACAGTCTGGCCTAGGGGAAGGACATACCCAGTTGGTTAAGTACTCTCCTCGGGGTTCTCTCTCAGACATGTCTGATGGCTCTTCCAGTGACAGCCCAGAACCAATGATCTATGACATCAAACAGGAAGGAGCAGGGCTGGAGACAGAAATTGCAAATGGAACCACCACACAGATCATGTTCAACATGCATCGGGAGTTGCCCACACCACATCATCAACATGCCTTTCAGTCAGGATATCACAACCACCAACAGCAGTGTCGGCACCAGGAGACCATAGTCAGTGCTGTGGCACCTCCACTGCAGACTGCTCAGAGAAGTGTCATTCTCTATCGTTCCAGGAGTATCTCATATCCTATAGAGAGTTCAAGGTCTCAGGAAACAGCTCAACAGAACCTGCCACAAAACCTGCCTCAGTCTACAGATCTGCAGTCTACTAGCACTGAAAGCCTAGCTGAAGTGACAAAACAGCTTGAGAGAAAGACCTTAGATTCTCCACCTTATGAGTATGCAGATGGAGATGTGGCAGAGAGACAAGTGTATAGGACCCATCATCAGCGGCCAACTCTTGATGCTCAAAAGGCTGATGCTATGGTACCAGATCTTCTCCACAGACAAGAGGAGGTTGATGAGGCACAGCTGTTCAGTATCTCCTTTCCCAGTGTACAGGATGATGAGCCTCCAGTGCTGACCTATGAAGGAGGACCCAGAAATGAAGGGTACTATCAGGGTCACTCAGGAAAGGACACCTCCTCAAGTGATGGTGATCCCCGCAGCTCTGACAAAGATGCCTCCACTGATGATGAGTGCCCATCTTCATCTTGTTCTGACACAGGCAGCTACCACCAGCAGTCACCTTTGGTTGGAGGGCCAAATTCCTCCCCACAAAGCCAAAGCAGGGAGAGCCAGGCAGAGGTCAAAGGCACCGCACTACCACACAAACTACGCCTTAAGCACAGGGCGCTGAGTAATGGTGGCACAGCAACTCAAGAATTACCAATGACACCACCTGCTTATGTGCAGCCATTACCTCAGCACCCATACCTGGCCTTGCCCCAGTCCAGCCAGCAGCCTCAGGctggtaaagagagagagggccagCAAACCACAGAGTTCTGCAAGCACCCCATCTcaacagaggagagacaggactgtGGGAAGAAAGATCCTGGTGCATGCAATACCAGGAATAAGAGGAATAACTAAGAATGAGGGACACTATGGGACCCATTGTGGGCAGTTCCCTCAGTGTGTGGGGCTACTCCAATGCCTTGAGACTATTTCACCTATTCACCGGCATTATCCTTTACCTCTTCCCAACTCCTGTCTTTGTGCCCTGGGACCAGAGTTGTGAACATGGCAATGTCAGCCCCAAAAGCAGGGCAGAACCTTTTAGTGCACTGTATTATATTGTTGAGACTTCTCTGCTTCTTCTCATGTAATTACAGAAGCACTTTTTTAATgggacaaacaaaaaattaactCCACATTTCTCCTGTGCTCATTTTATTATAACACAATGTCAGTGTAACACCAAACATGGCAATATCAGTCATTTGTGAGGTATTATAACTCGCTCACTAATTGTAAATATACAACTTTAAATGTTCCTAATGGTTTGTGTCCATATTCACACCAAACCAGAGGGTGGCTGTTCACCACAAAACATACCAAACATCTGAAAATTCTGGGAATGTTCCCTTGACCAAAGAAAGACAATGGCTTTAAATTCTATACCTCTACCCTAGTTACTTGCCATCTTCCCTATTTCTGTTTCCCCAAACATAGTCACAACTAAACCACCACCACTTTCACTTGTCTAAGCACTTGCTTTGTATATTACTgtgatataaatattaaatataaagtatattttaagaagaaaataaaaacattgttaaaaaaataagacTGTAAAAGGGCAGACAGGACTCATGGATGGCTCACGGATTTTTCATCGTCACATACTGTATAGTACCATGTTTACTGTTTAAGATGCAACTTAAGATaattgatattttgttcattttttattgttacTTTGAAAGTTCTCAATATTTTCAACAACTTGCCTTTTTTAAGAAAATCAAAATGCCCCAAATCCTGTTACTTTGAATGTCACAGACACAATACAAATCTTTTCAGTGCAATTATAGACATTTTCCAGGTTCTATAACTTGTTAAAGCTAAACTTCTCCCCGAGTGTGCATGGCTTTTACTCCATTCTTACCTCCAGCTCTTTTCTTAAGGTTTGTCTTATGGCCCCAATTATAAATTATGTCTATTAACAGAAATGCATTCACATGCAAAATTATAGAAAGATATATTATAAAAATCCATTTATTATTAGGCCCAATCTTAAATCATAAAAGTGGTTATATACCAAAAATTCTAGCAATGAtggtaaaaatgaaaagatattaAGAACTATAGCAACAATAAcccatattaaaaaaacaaaaaaaaaaaaaaaacaaaacaaaacatcca
It encodes the following:
- the nfil3-2 gene encoding nuclear factor, interleukin 3 regulated, member 2 — translated: MESLNSQIPVNSSAGKTLEDLETFSDYSNTLPSPEGNTRPVRLLKSKPNMTCRRKREFISDEKKDASYWEKRRKNNEAAKRSREKRRLNDMVLENRVIALNDENVRLKTELLQLKLRFGLISAASYMEKSQQIGGTVSGTTGGSPSSSSSSSSSHFYPNGYSTGSHVVMNSDSSEAEQSGLGEGHTQLVKYSPRGSLSDMSDGSSSDSPEPMIYDIKQEGAGLETEIANGTTTQIMFNMHRELPTPHHQHAFQSGYHNHQQQCRHQETIVSAVAPPLQTAQRSVILYRSRSISYPIESSRSQETAQQNLPQNLPQSTDLQSTSTESLAEVTKQLERKTLDSPPYEYADGDVAERQVYRTHHQRPTLDAQKADAMVPDLLHRQEEVDEAQLFSISFPSVQDDEPPVLTYEGGPRNEGYYQGHSGKDTSSSDGDPRSSDKDASTDDECPSSSCSDTGSYHQQSPLVGGPNSSPQSQSRESQAEVKGTALPHKLRLKHRALSNGGTATQELPMTPPAYVQPLPQHPYLALPQSSQQPQAGKEREGQQTTEFCKHPISTEERQDCGKKDPGACNTRNKRNN